In a genomic window of Pedobacter sp. KBS0701:
- a CDS encoding RNA polymerase sigma factor, with the protein MPTNEPQNIISTVTNYGKRLFSFIRGRVNTDEDAEDILQDVWFQLSNQPEAGAIEQISGWLYRVARNKITDKYRKQKEESLEDFTFEGEDGEINFKEILLAEAYSPEEESLKKLFWDQLFLALEELPENQRYVFVQNELEERTFQELADESGENIKTLISRKGYAVKHLRNRLQNLYQEFINY; encoded by the coding sequence GTGCCAACAAACGAACCTCAAAATATCATTTCAACGGTTACCAATTATGGTAAGCGCTTATTCAGTTTCATCCGCGGACGGGTGAATACGGATGAGGATGCAGAAGATATTTTACAGGATGTTTGGTTTCAGCTCAGCAATCAACCCGAGGCTGGTGCCATCGAGCAGATTAGTGGCTGGCTATATCGGGTGGCAAGAAATAAAATTACCGATAAATACCGCAAACAAAAGGAAGAATCGTTAGAAGATTTCACTTTTGAAGGCGAAGACGGCGAAATCAATTTTAAAGAAATTTTACTTGCAGAAGCCTACTCGCCAGAAGAGGAAAGTTTAAAGAAACTATTCTGGGATCAACTGTTTTTGGCATTGGAAGAGCTGCCCGAAAACCAACGCTATGTGTTTGTTCAGAACGAGCTGGAAGAGCGCACTTTTCAGGAACTGGCGGATGAAAGCGGAGAGAATATCAAGACATTAATATCAAGAAAAGGTTATGCGGTAAAACACCTTCGTAACCGTTTACAAAATTTATATCAGGAATTTATTAACTATTAA
- a CDS encoding AEC family transporter yields MANFIIIGLCILAGIFFRKSKSLPKDAHKGINAWIIYIALPAVSFKYLPHITWTKGLLFPALAPICIWLFGWLFITLYSRIQNTSKATSGGLKLTSSLSNTSFVGFPLIVAYFSDKELAIAIICDQVTFMILSTIGVIIAIRSSQHQKLTAKLVLKKVLTFPPFIGCISALILPHFIDLSSLDPLFEKLAATVGPLALFSIGLQLKFGGWFRELKHISFTLLYKLILAPLVVLVMALVLDMNGMIAKITIFEMAMPTLVTAGVIADQYDLNPKLSNLVVGIGILLSFITTGLWWLVLNYSGVV; encoded by the coding sequence ATGGCAAACTTCATCATTATAGGTTTATGTATTTTGGCGGGGATTTTTTTCCGAAAAAGTAAATCGCTTCCCAAAGATGCACACAAAGGCATTAATGCCTGGATTATCTATATTGCACTGCCAGCAGTCTCGTTTAAATATCTGCCACATATTACCTGGACTAAAGGCCTGTTGTTTCCAGCACTGGCACCAATTTGTATCTGGTTATTTGGTTGGTTGTTTATTACACTGTATAGCCGCATTCAGAATACTAGCAAAGCCACCTCTGGCGGGTTGAAACTAACCAGTTCTTTAAGTAACACTTCATTTGTCGGTTTCCCGTTAATTGTGGCTTATTTTAGTGATAAGGAATTGGCAATAGCCATTATCTGCGATCAGGTAACCTTTATGATCTTGTCTACCATTGGTGTTATTATAGCCATCCGTTCGTCGCAACATCAAAAGTTAACCGCTAAATTAGTTTTGAAAAAAGTATTGACTTTTCCGCCATTTATTGGTTGTATTTCAGCGCTAATCCTTCCACATTTTATTGATCTTTCTTCACTAGATCCACTATTCGAAAAACTAGCAGCTACAGTTGGTCCATTGGCATTGTTTTCAATAGGTTTGCAGCTAAAATTTGGAGGTTGGTTTCGCGAATTGAAACATATCAGTTTTACTTTATTGTATAAACTGATTTTAGCACCATTGGTTGTTTTGGTTATGGCACTCGTTTTAGATATGAACGGAATGATTGCCAAAATAACCATTTTCGAAATGGCTATGCCGACACTGGTAACTGCTGGCGTGATCGCCGATCAATATGATTTAAATCCAAAGCTTTCTAATTTGGTGGTGGGGATCGGGATATTACTTTCGTTTATCACCACAGGTTTATGGTGGTTGGTGCTGAATTATTCGGGGGTGGTTTAA
- a CDS encoding ketopantoate reductase family protein, which produces MLNKTRIVIVGIGGVGGYFGGLLSKQYANGNDVEIVFIARGEHLNEIQNKGLTVIKGFENFVAKPYLATNDYSKIGVADYVIICTKSYDLKQTIEKLKPLISDTTVLLPLLNGVSASDEILEILPHATVLKGCAFIVSKIKSPGIIENSGNIQKLSFGMDGPLNEAVLHLKDLMFNAGIDVMVSDKISTAIWEKFIFISPTATSTSYFDSTIGKVLEENLETTLKLIEEVKNLALVKGVTISDDISGKTLNTMKSMPYEVTSSMHRDYLNRKPQTEVESLTGYIVREAEKLGIAAPTYQKLYKGLLKKRPL; this is translated from the coding sequence ATGCTAAATAAAACAAGAATTGTTATTGTCGGAATTGGTGGAGTTGGTGGGTACTTCGGAGGCTTACTGTCTAAACAATACGCTAACGGAAATGATGTAGAAATTGTTTTTATTGCCCGTGGCGAACATTTAAATGAGATCCAAAATAAAGGATTAACGGTAATAAAAGGGTTCGAAAACTTTGTAGCTAAGCCATACCTGGCTACCAATGATTATAGTAAAATTGGCGTGGCCGATTATGTGATCATCTGCACCAAAAGCTACGATTTAAAACAAACCATCGAAAAGTTAAAACCTTTAATTAGTGATACGACAGTATTATTGCCACTTTTAAACGGTGTTAGTGCAAGTGATGAAATTTTAGAAATCCTGCCACATGCAACTGTTTTAAAAGGCTGTGCTTTTATTGTTTCCAAAATTAAATCACCAGGTATAATTGAAAATTCCGGCAACATTCAAAAGTTATCTTTTGGTATGGATGGGCCTCTTAACGAAGCGGTTTTACATTTGAAAGATTTGATGTTTAATGCAGGAATCGATGTAATGGTTTCGGATAAAATCTCTACCGCCATCTGGGAAAAATTTATATTTATTTCCCCTACAGCTACTTCCACATCCTATTTCGATAGCACTATCGGAAAGGTACTGGAAGAAAATCTTGAAACTACGCTGAAGTTAATTGAAGAAGTGAAAAACCTTGCGCTAGTTAAAGGTGTAACAATTAGTGATGACATTTCGGGCAAAACATTAAATACAATGAAATCGATGCCCTACGAAGTTACCTCATCCATGCACCGCGATTATCTCAATCGGAAACCCCAAACAGAAGTTGAGTCGTTAACAGGTTACATTGTACGTGAAGCCGAAAAACTTGGTATTGCTGCACCGACATATCAAAAGTTGTACAAAGGATTGCTTAAGAAAAGGCCATTGTAA
- a CDS encoding RNA polymerase sigma factor, translated as MRFIKNTAGNSQQDDAKLIAGYKNTGDLDALGTLYNKYMHLVFGVCLNYFKDEEQSKDAVMQIFEELVTKLKIHEVQNFKSWLHVLTRNHCLMALRKSAKQNNVSIDDTFVENTEFVHLDIDNTKETQLTIMEKCMETLPEEQRKSVDLFYLQEKCYKEVADITGYDMLKVKSYIQNGKRNLKICIEKNSSE; from the coding sequence TTGAGGTTTATAAAAAATACAGCTGGAAATTCCCAGCAAGATGATGCCAAACTGATTGCCGGGTATAAAAATACAGGTGATTTGGACGCGTTGGGTACGCTTTACAATAAATACATGCATTTGGTATTTGGGGTTTGCTTAAACTACTTCAAAGATGAAGAGCAAAGCAAGGATGCGGTGATGCAGATTTTTGAAGAACTGGTAACGAAGCTGAAAATACATGAGGTACAGAACTTTAAGAGCTGGCTTCATGTTTTAACGCGGAACCATTGTTTAATGGCATTACGGAAATCGGCGAAGCAAAATAATGTCTCCATAGACGATACTTTTGTGGAAAATACCGAGTTTGTGCATCTTGATATAGACAACACAAAAGAAACGCAGCTTACCATTATGGAAAAGTGTATGGAAACTTTGCCTGAAGAACAGCGAAAAAGCGTAGATTTATTTTATTTACAAGAAAAATGCTATAAAGAAGTGGCCGATATTACGGGCTACGACATGCTTAAAGTTAAGAGTTACATCCAAAATGGTAAGCGGAATTTAAAGATTTGTATAGAGAAAAACAGTAGTGAATAA
- a CDS encoding DUF4197 domain-containing protein, whose amino-acid sequence MRKINILSASLTMMVFASLNVSAQIKLSDIFKKVTEKQGAATAATGTPSTFEIGQGIKEALQIGVSAGVDRLSVKDGFLGNLAVKILMPPEAQKVEKTLRGIGLNKLCDNVIVSLNRAAEDAATEAKPIFISAIKQMTLTDATNILLGSKDAATEYFKRVTTAQLIQKFSPIVTTSLNKVNATKYYSDLTSQYNRLPLVRPVNTNLTEYVTQKAIDGLFVEVAKEELKIRGNLSSRSTTLLQKVFGYADRKKI is encoded by the coding sequence ATGAGAAAGATTAATATTTTATCGGCATCACTAACCATGATGGTATTTGCAAGCCTAAATGTTAGCGCACAGATTAAACTGAGCGATATATTTAAAAAAGTAACCGAAAAACAAGGTGCCGCAACAGCTGCTACCGGAACGCCATCTACTTTTGAAATCGGACAGGGGATTAAGGAAGCGCTACAAATTGGTGTTTCTGCAGGTGTTGACAGGCTTTCGGTTAAAGATGGCTTTTTAGGTAATCTGGCGGTTAAAATTCTAATGCCTCCTGAAGCACAAAAGGTTGAAAAAACATTACGTGGCATAGGTTTGAACAAACTTTGCGATAATGTGATTGTAAGTTTAAACCGTGCCGCTGAAGATGCTGCCACCGAAGCAAAGCCTATTTTTATATCGGCTATTAAACAGATGACTTTAACTGATGCCACTAATATCCTGTTGGGTAGCAAAGACGCAGCTACCGAATATTTTAAAAGGGTTACTACTGCACAACTGATTCAGAAATTCAGCCCGATTGTAACCACAAGTTTAAATAAGGTTAATGCCACTAAGTATTACAGCGATTTAACTTCGCAATACAATCGCTTGCCTTTGGTAAGGCCCGTAAATACCAACTTAACGGAATATGTTACCCAAAAAGCGATAGATGGGTTATTTGTTGAAGTTGCAAAGGAAGAACTCAAAATTAGGGGCAATTTAAGCTCAAGGAGTACAACCTTATTGCAAAAAGTTTTCGGTTATGCGGATAGGAAAAAGATTTAA
- a CDS encoding carboxypeptidase-like regulatory domain-containing protein codes for MNNDWLDIDVLEDYLDGKLDAKAMHFVERQALEDPFVAEALEGLKQSPKRKQTLSILQKQLYDRVSEKPIKRKLWGITTQRLSIAATATVAFIAVSILFFMRETNRRNAELTAHKKEGVLVQLDSTATVASIQPEVKEETVTQHHTKATLLDKAITAAKTGDLAKNTKKNPVVIHAEQQVAEAKAAKIATDNSRAKAMSRISFDNYKPSQVTLSETVVAAEPAIGSSKIAFSGNVVNQSNGQPVQGAVVKLAGSKNVTATNAKGYFYLPADSNAKNKDLLINAIGFKELPVAGLQDPNAIKNALSGNKSLNEIALITGSNGHKKENIAAPKITLRAEQNLDGKSADDITKPIPVSTINYSQYLENNNKLYNPKGPEQFVILSFKVKSNGRPTNVTVIKSLNKKADAEAKRLIQQGPDWVLPKKGTDSVEISIKF; via the coding sequence GTGAATAACGATTGGTTAGATATTGATGTACTGGAAGATTACCTGGATGGTAAGCTTGATGCTAAGGCTATGCATTTTGTAGAAAGGCAGGCTTTAGAAGATCCTTTCGTTGCTGAAGCATTAGAAGGACTGAAACAATCGCCCAAACGCAAACAAACACTTTCTATTTTACAAAAACAACTGTACGATCGTGTATCAGAAAAACCAATAAAACGCAAACTTTGGGGCATTACCACCCAAAGGTTAAGTATTGCGGCAACCGCAACTGTGGCTTTTATTGCGGTAAGCATTTTATTCTTTATGCGCGAAACCAACCGCAGGAATGCAGAACTTACTGCACATAAAAAAGAAGGTGTGTTAGTTCAGTTAGATAGTACAGCAACTGTTGCTTCGATCCAACCTGAAGTTAAAGAAGAGACCGTTACTCAGCACCATACAAAGGCAACTTTGCTTGATAAAGCAATTACAGCCGCAAAAACAGGTGATCTGGCAAAAAACACTAAAAAAAATCCTGTTGTAATACATGCGGAACAACAGGTTGCTGAAGCAAAAGCGGCAAAAATTGCAACCGATAATAGTCGCGCTAAAGCGATGAGCCGTATAAGCTTTGACAACTACAAACCAAGCCAGGTTACGCTAAGTGAGACTGTGGTGGCAGCAGAACCGGCAATAGGCTCGAGTAAAATTGCATTTAGTGGCAACGTGGTAAACCAAAGTAATGGTCAACCTGTTCAGGGAGCTGTGGTAAAGTTAGCTGGCTCTAAAAATGTAACAGCGACCAATGCCAAAGGCTATTTCTATTTACCTGCTGATAGTAATGCAAAAAATAAAGACTTATTGATTAATGCTATCGGTTTTAAAGAATTGCCTGTAGCTGGTTTGCAAGACCCTAATGCGATTAAAAATGCATTGAGTGGCAACAAATCATTAAACGAAATTGCTTTAATTACTGGTTCAAACGGGCATAAAAAAGAAAATATTGCTGCACCTAAAATTACACTGCGTGCGGAACAAAACCTGGATGGGAAATCGGCAGATGATATCACAAAGCCTATTCCGGTTTCTACTATTAACTATAGCCAATACTTAGAGAATAACAATAAGCTTTATAACCCTAAAGGCCCGGAGCAATTTGTGATTTTGAGCTTCAAAGTTAAAAGCAACGGGCGGCCTACCAATGTCACCGTTATAAAATCGCTGAACAAAAAAGCCGATGCAGAAGCGAAGCGGTTGATTCAGCAAGGTCCGGATTGGGTATTACCTAAAAAAGGAACTGATTCAGTAGAAATCAGTATTAAATTTTAA
- a CDS encoding DUF47 domain-containing protein, whose protein sequence is MNNIFKFFTPQDKKFHPLFEQAGSNALKIAETLLEMVSTGDAESRKTIFKEIERLEHVGDDITHSIFLELSRNFITPFDREDIHQLATAVDDVADYIYGTANRMQMYNMNTINEPIVKIAELLVEMCTDIDKAIKELRSFKNIRVIADACIRINSGENQADYVFTLAVARLFEYETNAIELIKQKEVLQTIEKATDKCEDVANVLETILVKNA, encoded by the coding sequence ATGAACAATATTTTTAAGTTCTTTACACCTCAAGACAAAAAGTTTCATCCGCTTTTCGAGCAGGCAGGTAGCAATGCATTAAAAATTGCAGAAACCCTTTTAGAAATGGTTAGCACGGGTGATGCTGAAAGCAGAAAAACAATTTTTAAAGAAATTGAGCGCTTAGAGCACGTTGGTGATGATATTACCCATTCAATTTTTCTTGAGCTGAGCAGGAACTTTATCACTCCATTTGATAGAGAAGACATTCACCAATTGGCAACTGCTGTTGATGATGTTGCCGATTATATTTATGGTACTGCAAACCGCATGCAGATGTACAACATGAACACCATTAACGAGCCGATTGTTAAAATTGCTGAGCTTTTGGTAGAAATGTGTACCGATATTGATAAAGCAATTAAAGAATTACGTAGTTTCAAAAACATCCGTGTAATTGCTGATGCTTGTATCCGTATCAACAGCGGCGAAAACCAGGCTGATTATGTATTTACATTGGCGGTTGCCCGTTTGTTTGAATATGAAACCAATGCGATTGAATTAATTAAACAAAAAGAGGTTTTACAAACGATAGAAAAAGCAACAGATAAGTGTGAGGATGTGGCAAATGTGCTTGAAACTATCTTGGTTAAAAACGCTTAA
- a CDS encoding FMN-binding negative transcriptional regulator, with amino-acid sequence MYKLPNFTANSQDEVLEFMHQNTFVTLIGFDGTFPVATQVPVKTVVNGESIKLIGHVMTKTDHCKAFEQNPNVMAIFTGPHAYISASVYEKPASVSTWNYKSVQAKGTIRLMDSEETYQVIKELTDKYENPATSPAAFNKMDEAYIQKHLKAITGFEVLVDHIDHVFKMSQNHSIKNQESIIANLEKREDPVAKEVAKEMKKNL; translated from the coding sequence ATGTACAAACTCCCAAATTTTACAGCTAATAGTCAAGATGAAGTTCTTGAATTTATGCATCAAAACACTTTTGTAACCTTAATTGGTTTCGATGGAACATTTCCTGTTGCTACACAAGTACCGGTTAAAACGGTAGTTAATGGCGAATCGATTAAACTGATTGGCCACGTTATGACCAAAACCGACCACTGTAAGGCTTTTGAACAAAATCCAAATGTAATGGCCATTTTTACCGGGCCCCACGCTTATATCAGTGCTTCAGTTTACGAAAAACCTGCCTCAGTTTCTACCTGGAATTATAAATCGGTTCAGGCCAAAGGCACTATCAGACTCATGGATTCGGAAGAAACTTATCAGGTAATCAAAGAACTAACAGATAAATATGAAAATCCTGCAACAAGTCCTGCTGCATTTAATAAAATGGATGAAGCATATATCCAGAAGCATTTAAAGGCCATTACAGGATTCGAAGTTTTGGTAGACCACATCGACCATGTTTTTAAAATGAGCCAAAACCATTCTATAAAAAATCAGGAAAGCATTATAGCAAATCTGGAGAAAAGGGAAGATCCCGTTGCAAAAGAAGTAGCGAAGGAAATGAAGAAGAATTTGTAA
- a CDS encoding DEAD/DEAH box helicase, with the protein MNFNDFNFNPDLYEGLMAMGYKSATPIQEQAIPVILDNHDLIACAQTGTGKTASYLLPVMDKISKAADRHNNTLILAPTRELAQQIDLQVEALAYFTNISSLAVYGGGDGIAYEQQKRSMRDGVDIIIATPGRLMAHLSSGVLKLEHLQHLILDEADRMLDMGFYDDIIRIISYLPKKRQTLLFSATMAPKIRTMAGKILHEPKQITISIAKPAEGIDQQAYNIHDQQKQALLTDIFKSGQYKSSIIFVSTKEKVKALYKTFKGLGIKAEAFHSDLGQKEREDILLAFKNRRLPILIGTDVLSRGIDVEGIDLVINYDVPGDPADYVHRIGRTARAATKGTAITLVNGRDKRKFDNIEKLIEKEVPRMPLPESIAAMEITHVEEKKPQHKNRKKVWQKKKKPKPSA; encoded by the coding sequence TTGAATTTTAACGACTTTAATTTCAACCCCGATTTATACGAAGGCTTAATGGCCATGGGGTATAAAAGCGCTACTCCAATACAAGAACAAGCCATCCCGGTAATTTTAGATAATCATGATCTGATTGCCTGCGCTCAAACTGGTACAGGAAAAACAGCCAGCTACCTTTTGCCTGTAATGGATAAAATTAGCAAAGCTGCCGATAGACATAACAATACTTTAATCCTTGCGCCAACACGCGAGCTTGCACAACAGATTGATTTACAGGTAGAAGCCCTGGCTTATTTTACCAATATCAGTTCTTTAGCCGTTTACGGCGGGGGAGATGGTATTGCTTACGAGCAGCAAAAACGTTCTATGCGCGATGGCGTGGATATTATTATTGCCACTCCTGGCAGATTAATGGCACATTTATCTTCAGGTGTGTTAAAACTGGAACATTTGCAGCATTTGATTTTGGATGAAGCAGATAGAATGTTGGATATGGGTTTTTACGATGACATAATCCGCATTATTAGCTATCTGCCAAAGAAAAGGCAAACGCTTTTGTTTTCAGCTACGATGGCGCCGAAAATAAGAACCATGGCGGGTAAGATCTTGCACGAACCGAAGCAGATTACCATTTCAATTGCTAAACCTGCCGAAGGGATTGATCAGCAGGCTTATAATATCCATGATCAACAAAAACAGGCGCTATTAACTGATATTTTTAAAAGCGGACAGTACAAAAGCAGTATCATTTTTGTTTCGACCAAGGAAAAAGTAAAAGCTTTATACAAAACCTTTAAAGGATTAGGAATTAAGGCCGAAGCTTTTCACTCCGACTTAGGGCAGAAAGAACGTGAAGATATTTTACTGGCTTTCAAAAACCGTAGACTACCGATTTTGATTGGAACCGATGTATTATCGAGGGGTATTGATGTGGAGGGTATAGATCTGGTAATCAATTATGATGTTCCCGGCGATCCGGCCGATTATGTACACCGTATTGGCCGTACAGCAAGAGCTGCAACCAAAGGAACAGCCATTACATTGGTTAACGGAAGAGATAAGCGGAAGTTCGATAACATCGAAAAATTAATCGAAAAAGAAGTTCCCCGTATGCCACTGCCAGAAAGCATAGCTGCAATGGAAATTACGCATGTAGAGGAAAAGAAGCCACAGCATAAAAACAGAAAAAAGGTTTGGCAGAAAAAGAAAAAACCAAAACCTTCAGCTTAA
- a CDS encoding Hsp20/alpha crystallin family protein encodes MYNEHRCHSGKMHGHFGAGEGRFGRHFGGPFGHHKHSMFNQGFRKVPANIEETETSFIIELFAPALVKENLKVVTKDDVLTISYHPKEEADSAKKYSRREYSNGTFERAFSLNGKVLVENISASYADGILKVTLPKNPETNIPEKDILVD; translated from the coding sequence ATGTACAACGAACATAGATGCCATTCGGGCAAGATGCATGGCCACTTTGGCGCAGGAGAGGGAAGATTTGGAAGACACTTTGGTGGTCCTTTCGGCCACCATAAACACAGCATGTTTAACCAGGGCTTTAGAAAAGTACCCGCTAATATAGAAGAAACAGAAACCAGCTTTATTATTGAGCTTTTTGCACCAGCTTTGGTTAAAGAAAACTTAAAGGTGGTTACCAAAGATGACGTATTAACCATTTCTTACCACCCTAAAGAAGAAGCTGATTCGGCTAAAAAGTATAGCCGTAGAGAATATAGCAACGGCACTTTCGAAAGAGCTTTTAGTTTAAACGGAAAAGTTTTAGTAGAAAATATATCGGCCAGTTATGCTGATGGAATTTTGAAGGTTACGCTGCCGAAAAACCCTGAAACGAATATACCAGAGAAAGATATTCTGGTAGACTAA
- a CDS encoding inorganic phosphate transporter, whose protein sequence is MVTTLLVVVVILAIAFDYINGFHDAANSIATVVSTKVLTPFQAVLWAALFNFAAYFYFTDHKVANTVAKTVIENYITLEVILAGLVAAIIWNLLTWWYGIPSSSSHTLIGGFAGAGMTHALLTGASPLDAVNMGYVIKIVSFIVLAPIIGMVISVVLTLIIINICRYAKPATAEKWFKRLQLLSSAALSFFHGGNDAQKVMGIIATALIASKVIPNFESMPAWVPICCYSAISLGTMSGGWKIVKTMGSKITKVTALEGVAAEGAGAITLGITEHFGIPVSTTHTITGSIVGVGVVKSVSAVRWGVTINLIWAWILTIPVSATLAAIIYAVIYYLK, encoded by the coding sequence ATGGTAACTACCTTATTGGTTGTTGTTGTAATTCTGGCTATTGCTTTCGATTACATTAACGGCTTTCACGATGCCGCTAATTCGATTGCAACAGTTGTTTCTACAAAAGTTCTTACGCCTTTTCAGGCAGTTTTATGGGCTGCGTTATTCAATTTCGCTGCTTACTTTTATTTTACCGACCACAAAGTGGCCAATACTGTTGCTAAAACGGTAATTGAAAATTATATCACTTTAGAAGTTATTCTTGCAGGTTTAGTTGCTGCAATTATCTGGAACCTTTTAACCTGGTGGTATGGTATTCCTTCAAGTTCATCACACACTTTAATCGGTGGTTTTGCTGGAGCAGGTATGACACATGCTTTACTTACAGGTGCTAGTCCGCTTGATGCTGTAAACATGGGTTATGTAATAAAAATTGTTTCTTTCATTGTATTGGCACCAATAATCGGTATGGTGATATCGGTGGTATTAACTCTGATTATTATCAATATCTGTCGTTATGCGAAGCCGGCAACTGCTGAGAAATGGTTTAAACGCCTGCAATTGTTATCTTCTGCTGCATTAAGTTTTTTCCATGGTGGTAACGATGCGCAAAAGGTAATGGGTATTATTGCTACAGCATTAATTGCATCGAAAGTAATTCCAAACTTCGAATCGATGCCCGCTTGGGTGCCTATTTGCTGTTACTCGGCAATCTCTTTAGGTACCATGAGTGGCGGTTGGAAAATTGTTAAAACAATGGGGTCTAAAATTACTAAAGTTACAGCACTTGAAGGTGTTGCTGCTGAAGGTGCAGGTGCGATTACATTAGGTATTACAGAGCATTTCGGTATTCCGGTTTCTACTACGCATACCATTACAGGTTCTATTGTAGGTGTGGGTGTGGTAAAAAGTGTTTCAGCTGTACGTTGGGGGGTAACCATCAACTTAATATGGGCATGGATTTTAACCATTCCGGTTTCGGCTACATTAGCAGCCATTATTTATGCTGTAATCTATTACTTAAAATAA
- a CDS encoding PD40 domain-containing protein yields MTKISTTLVSILIPCVALLTSCGNNKSEEENAKAVLDTVSLSSKNFAIAYQDGNKIVATSIDTMKQISFGGATDPAISPDGNKLAYTLSDSVGNRSVWIADMENKSQGKLQVNSNNYYQAMWSADGGSIAFNIFNSKNLWKIGVIKTDNSGYVMLDSASGINVYAPTWKNEKEIIGQDLIKLYTFDRTGKLINTKLISDLIGKEFSIASSNRFFYTKDGTKLIFNAGNNDVLNGLTGPSEAVYILDLVSKKIQRISPKGVHVPYVFVTADDRIFYSGAEKPYTHSKIYVSDLDGNVKTVVDKGNNPTGALK; encoded by the coding sequence ATGACGAAAATCAGCACCACATTAGTTTCTATTTTAATTCCCTGCGTTGCATTACTCACTTCCTGCGGCAACAATAAATCTGAAGAAGAAAATGCTAAAGCCGTTTTAGATACGGTTTCTTTAAGCAGTAAAAATTTCGCGATAGCCTATCAGGATGGGAATAAAATTGTAGCCACGAGTATTGATACCATGAAACAGATTTCGTTTGGTGGCGCAACCGATCCGGCGATTTCTCCTGATGGAAATAAATTGGCATATACGCTGAGCGATTCTGTTGGGAACCGATCAGTATGGATTGCCGATATGGAAAATAAAAGTCAGGGTAAATTGCAGGTAAATAGCAATAATTATTATCAGGCCATGTGGTCTGCTGATGGAGGCTCGATCGCTTTCAATATTTTCAACAGTAAAAACCTATGGAAGATAGGTGTTATTAAAACTGATAATTCGGGATATGTAATGCTGGATAGTGCATCTGGAATAAATGTTTATGCACCAACCTGGAAAAATGAAAAGGAAATCATCGGACAGGACCTGATCAAGCTTTACACCTTTGATCGCACGGGAAAGTTAATCAATACCAAGCTGATATCCGATTTGATTGGGAAAGAATTTTCCATTGCAAGCAGCAACCGTTTCTTTTACACAAAAGACGGAACGAAGTTAATTTTTAATGCAGGGAATAACGATGTTTTAAACGGATTAACAGGGCCAAGCGAAGCAGTTTATATTTTAGATCTGGTTAGTAAAAAAATACAGCGGATTTCACCAAAAGGTGTGCATGTTCCTTATGTTTTTGTTACGGCTGATGACCGGATTTTTTACAGCGGGGCTGAAAAACCTTACACGCACAGCAAAATTTATGTTTCTGATTTAGACGGGAACGTTAAAACGGTGGTGGATAAGGGGAATAATCCAACTGGCGCATTGAAATAA